A part of Onthophagus taurus isolate NC chromosome 7, IU_Otau_3.0, whole genome shotgun sequence genomic DNA contains:
- the LOC111429292 gene encoding acidic mammalian chitinase-like translates to MLFLLMLALSFSIPSVCSNTYKVVCYHGNWAAYRSGDGKFSISNIDPYLCTHIVYAFVGLNSNFTINILDPWQGVDLAGFTNFNNLRTKNSKLKTLIAIGGWNEGSERYSAMVSSASNRKTFIQSAINFIQKYDFNGFDLDWEYPSQRGGGSADIANFVSLLREMRTEFNIYGYLLSAAVAAPASSVDTSYNVPALSTYLDFINVMTYDLHGPWDSVTGQNAPLYPASSDVTAFQKSLNVDACISGWIERGASPSKIVMGVATYGRSYTLQNSGNTNIGAPTTGGGAAGKYSGESGYLGYNEICEYVNAGWTVVWDDQQKVPYAYKGNQWIGYDNPKSIAIKVAYAKARGLGGVMVWSLETDDFNGKCGSVNPILNQIKTSFN, encoded by the exons ATGTTGTTCCTTTTAATGTTGGCGTTATCGTTTAGCATTCCTTCAGTTTGTTCAAATACAT ataaagtTGTGTGCTACCATGGAAATTGGGCTGCTTATAGAAGCGGAGATGGAAAATTTAGCATTAGTAATATCGATCCATATTTATGCACCCATATTGTCTATGCTTTCGTTGGTTTGAATTCTAATTttactataaatattttagacccATGGCAAGGAGTAGATTTGG ctggatttacaaattttaacaatcttcgtactaaaaattctaaattaaaaacattaatagcTATTGGCGGTTGGAACGAAGGATCTGAAAGATATTCTGCAATGGTATCTTCGGCAAGTaacagaaaaacgtttattCAAAGTGCGattaatttcatacaaaaatatgattttaacGGTTTTGATTTGGATTGGGAATACCCATCTCAAAGAGGTGGTGGATCCGCAGACATA gcaAACTTTGTATCACTGTTGAGAGAAATGCGAACTGAATTCAATATATACGGTTACTTGTTATCCGCGGCAGTTGCAGCTCCTGCTTCATCGGTAGATACTTCTTACAATGTGCCAGCTTTATCAACATACTTAGACTTTATCAATGTGATGACTTACGATTTACACGGACCTTGGGATTCAGTTACTGGACAAAATGCCCCGTTATATCCAGCATCTTCTGATGTTACAGCGTTCCAAAAAAGTCTCAACGTC GATGCTTGTATTTCCGGTTGGATTGAAAGAGGCGCTTCCCCTTCAAAAATAGTTATGGGTGTCGCTACTTATGGAAGATCTTATACTCTGCAAAATAGTGGTAACACTAACATAGGTGCGCCTACAACTGGAGGTGGTGCCGCAGGAAAATACTCAGGAGAAAGTGGATATTTAGGATACAATGAAATTTGTGAATATGTAAACGCTGGATGGACTGTTGTTTGGGATGATCAGCAAAAAGTTCCTTACGCTTATAAAGGAAATCAATGGATTGGATATGATAATCCCAAATCAATTGCTATAAAG gttGCTTATGCAAAAGCTCGTGGATTAGGTGGTGTAATGGTGTGGTCTTTGGAAACCGATGACTTCAATGGAAAATGTGGATCAGTTAATccaattttgaatcaaatcaaaaccagttttaattaa